A genomic region of Cannabis sativa cultivar Pink pepper isolate KNU-18-1 chromosome 1, ASM2916894v1, whole genome shotgun sequence contains the following coding sequences:
- the LOC115707922 gene encoding factor of DNA methylation 1, whose product MDYRSYDESDININDFVEKPYKLLRAGKYKIKFGNGTFKCPFCAGNKKKPFNKFKDLLQHASGVAKISSNRGTIERANHLSLAYYLQDELTDEEDLIEQVGISMSVQEHEKEAELYAWPWTGIIVNIVSQGKGELTLLDSDYWLAKFAIYRPFKAQIFWNGKNPTAEVIIEFNNDWIGFNYVNEFERKFEKDGFSKRHWINALEMHRGSNIYGWCARADDYNSEGPIGEYLRKNGELRTVSDIVNEATVKKMNGLGVAQQSKENDLLTEELVELQYKYNEATLSLSRGIDEMKKAEQDFLKEKKRLQDFARLQCQRVLDEKDKMSNELDRMKKKLDCWSKEINKREALIEHERKKHEEEKKKNNLKNKSLDLTPMKPKKIDEHVYRLVEELKRDEENALNKIHQLEKELVAKQRLEIEIKELRGKLEVMKHLKDEDDESIQKKMKEMNDELHENVDDLDGLKILNQTLLTRERQTSNELQDAREALIEGLPDLLISPSNIEIKRMGDLDIKPFLDVSKQRFPFDEAQVQAATLCSLWQENLNNPSWHPFKVVTSNGNTEEIIDEEDESLRNLRKEWGETIYGTVVTGLKEIKEYNPNGRYIVPELWNFKEGRKATVKEVITFSLLNMKKLKRKRAVW is encoded by the exons ATGGATTATAGGTCGTATGATGAGTCTGATATTAACATCAATGACTTTGTTGAGAAACCATATAAGCTATTGAGAGCAGGAAAGTAcaaaataaagtttgggaatGGTACTTTTAAGTGCCCCTTTTGTGCTGGGAATaagaagaagccattcaacaaGTTTAAAGATCTTCTACAGCATGCCTCTGGAGTTGCCAAAATTTCATCTAATAGAGGTACAATAGAAAGGGCAAACCATCTTTCCTTAGCATATTATTTGCAGGATGAACTAACAGATGAAGAAGATCTTATCGAACAAGTTGGTATTTCAATGTCAGTTCAAGAACACGAAAAAGAAGCTGAACTGTATGCGTGGCCTTGGACTGGCATTATTGTTAACATTGTTTCTCAGGGTAAGGGTGAATTAACCCTCCTTGATTCTGATTATTGGTTGGCAAAGTTTGCCATATATAGACCATTTAAAGCTCAAATTTTTTGGAATGGGAAGAACCCTACTGCAGAGGTTATTATAGAGTTCAACAATGACTGGATTGGTTTTAATTACGTGAATGAATTCGAGAGAAAGTTTGAGAAAGATGGTTTCAGTAAACGACATTGGATAAATGCTTTGGAGATGCATCGTGGCTCGAATATCTATGGCTGGTGTGCTCGTGCGGATGATTATAACTCTGAAGGGCCGATAGGGGAGTATCTTCGCAAGAATGGAGAGCTGAGAACTGTGTCTGACATTGTTAATGAAGCAACTGTAAAGAAAATGAATGGTCTAGGTGTGGCACAACAAAGTAAAGAAAATGATTTGTTAACTGAGGAACTGGTTGAACTACAATACAAGTACAATGAAGCAACCTTGTCTTTAAGTAGGGGAATTGATGAGATGAAGAAGGCTGAGCAAGATTTTTTAAAAG AAAAAAAGAGGTTGCAGGATTTTGCACGTCTTCAATGCCAAAGAGTTTTGGatgaaaaagataaaatgaGTAATGAGTTGGATAGAATGAAAAAGAAACTTGATTGTTGGAGCAAAGAAATAAACAAGCGCGAAGCATTAATTGAACATGAAAGGAAAAAACATGAAGAGGAGAAAAAGAAG AATAACCTGAAAAACAAATCACTTGACTTGACTCCAATGAAGCCTAAAAAGATTGATGAGCATGTCTATAGGCTGGTTGAAGAGCTAAAG AGAGATGAAGAGAATGCATTGAATAAAATACATCAGCTAGAAAAGGAGCTGGTTGCTAAGCAGAGGCTGGAGATAGAAATTAAAGAGTTGAGAGGAAAGTTAGAGGTGATGAAGCATCTAAAAGATGAAGACGATGAATCGATTCAGAAGAAGATGAAAGAAATGAACGATGAATTACATGAAAACGTGgatgatttggatggtttgaaaattttaaatcaaaCTCTTTTGACTAGAGAGCGTCAGACCAGTAACGAGTTACAAGACGCTCGGGAAGCATTAATTGAG GGATTGCCTGATTTGTTGATTAGTCCAAGTAACATTGAGATAAAAAGAATGGGAGATCTTGACATTAAGCCCTTCCTTGACGTTTCCAAGCAACGATTTCCATTCGATGAAGCTCAAGTGCAGGCTGCCACCCTTTGCTCCTTGTGGCAAGAAAACTTGAACAATCCAAGTTGGCATCCATTCAAGGTGGTGACTAGTAATGGGAATACCGAG GAAATTATAGACGAGGAAGATGAGAGCCTAAGAAATCTAAGGAAGGAATGGGGAGAAACGATATATGGGACCGTAGTTACCGGGTTGAAAGAAATTAAGGAGTATAATCCAAATGGAAGATATATTGTTCCTGAACTTTGGAATTTCAAAGAAGGAAGAAAAGCCACTGTCAAAGAAGTTATTACCTTTTCTCTTTTGAATATGAAAAAACTAAAGCGCAAGAGAGCTGTCTGGTGA